The Mucilaginibacter yixingensis genome window below encodes:
- a CDS encoding TonB-dependent receptor, translating into MAKHTFLVLLCTFLFLGLANAQERKITGKVTDANKGEPIPGATVSVKGKKQKVATDVNGNYTISADPAKDVLVVSFIGYKEQSLPIGGKSAVNVTILEDTQGLNEVVVVGYGTVKKRDLTGSVVSVRAADITANPVTNVMESLQGKIPGMDINRTSGAVGTNPQVLLRGDRSIYGDNSPLYIVDGIQSSYDQINPSDIASIDVLKDASSTAIYGSAGSNGVVIITTKKGKVDQSSVNVDSYYGFSGDPHFLHSMTGDEYIQYQKERYRTANGVYPTDLSQLFTNANILAAVQQNKWIDWIDEIVNKSATQQKYNISFSTGVKKTQIYTSFTYSKESGLLTNENQTRGGIRLNLDHQLTSWATIGTNINVNYTVKNARYNNIFTKSLDALPLGDARDANGNINVTYIDGHTTPLGDEIPNQSVDNTRSPYGILNGYLQLTPIAGLTIRSNIGLSFNDSRQGKYIGKLSPDGIPNTYATPLATINNYFGYGYTWENTVTYNKTIAKNHNITLTGITSWADNRNDQNNELAQGQDLDSYLFYNLANGTQKVGLGSSYTQTNRLSFAGRLNYSFMGKYLLSFTNRWDGVSPLAEGHKWAMFPAGSAAWRVSDEAFMYKVKDVVNELKLRVGYGVTGNSGGIGAYSSQTQAITYQAISLNGALVPNLQYVGYFSNPNISWEKSYNLNLGADMSFLKNRIDLSVDYYNTETKGLLFKRTLPVTAAITAWASPMQTWQNIGETNNKGIEIALTTRNFANRKFTWTTNFAFTKNNEKIVYLPDGDLVSEKLFQGHPVSSFYDYKYLGIWSTADATEAAKYGAQPGYVKVATNPKIINGVSDDGVHPYTSTDMQILGSAVPKWLLGINNTFTYQNFDFNVFTMIRWGSMIQSKLIGWYDTGDNGQPKGIDYWTPENQGAYFPRPGIASTTGIASLQYLDGSYLKIKTITLGYKLPQSLLNKLTMKQMRIYATAYNPLVFTKEKALRGTDPETNGSDIFPLYASFVVGLNVTF; encoded by the coding sequence ATGGCAAAACATACATTTCTCGTTCTGCTCTGTACATTTTTATTCCTCGGGCTGGCCAATGCCCAGGAAAGAAAAATTACGGGCAAAGTTACAGATGCAAATAAAGGCGAGCCCATACCCGGCGCCACCGTTTCTGTAAAAGGTAAAAAACAAAAGGTAGCAACAGACGTAAATGGAAACTACACCATCTCTGCAGATCCGGCTAAAGATGTGCTGGTAGTAAGCTTTATTGGCTACAAAGAGCAATCGCTGCCTATTGGCGGTAAAAGCGCTGTTAACGTTACCATATTAGAAGATACCCAGGGCCTTAATGAGGTAGTGGTAGTAGGTTACGGTACGGTTAAAAAACGCGACCTGACCGGTTCTGTAGTATCTGTAAGGGCTGCAGACATTACTGCTAACCCGGTAACCAACGTAATGGAATCATTACAGGGCAAAATTCCGGGAATGGATATTAACCGCACATCGGGCGCGGTTGGTACCAATCCGCAGGTGTTGCTGCGCGGCGATCGTTCTATTTATGGCGATAACTCACCGCTGTACATTGTAGATGGTATTCAATCAAGCTATGACCAGATCAACCCATCGGATATTGCTTCTATCGACGTGTTAAAAGATGCATCTTCTACAGCCATTTACGGCTCGGCTGGTTCTAACGGTGTGGTAATTATCACTACTAAAAAAGGGAAAGTAGATCAATCGTCAGTTAACGTAGATTCTTACTACGGTTTCAGCGGCGATCCGCACTTTCTGCACAGCATGACCGGCGATGAGTACATCCAGTATCAAAAAGAAAGATACCGTACAGCCAACGGTGTTTATCCAACAGATCTGTCGCAGCTATTCACCAACGCCAACATTCTGGCCGCCGTACAGCAAAACAAATGGATTGACTGGATCGATGAAATTGTAAACAAATCTGCTACACAGCAAAAGTATAATATCTCTTTTAGCACTGGTGTTAAAAAGACGCAGATCTACACCTCATTCACTTATTCTAAAGAAAGCGGTTTGTTAACTAATGAGAACCAAACCCGCGGTGGTATCAGACTAAACCTTGATCATCAGCTGACCAGTTGGGCAACCATCGGTACCAACATCAACGTAAACTATACGGTAAAAAACGCGCGTTATAATAACATCTTCACCAAATCTCTTGATGCGCTTCCGCTGGGTGACGCACGCGATGCCAACGGCAACATCAATGTAACTTATATTGATGGCCATACTACCCCGCTGGGCGACGAGATACCCAACCAATCGGTAGACAACACTCGCTCGCCGTACGGCATTCTGAATGGTTATCTGCAATTGACACCGATAGCAGGCCTTACCATCCGCTCAAATATCGGCCTGTCGTTTAATGATAGCAGACAAGGTAAATACATCGGTAAGTTATCTCCTGATGGCATCCCTAACACCTACGCTACTCCCCTTGCCACCATCAATAACTACTTTGGTTATGGCTACACCTGGGAAAACACCGTTACCTATAACAAAACGATTGCCAAGAACCACAATATTACCTTGACAGGTATTACCTCGTGGGCAGACAACCGTAACGACCAGAATAATGAACTGGCACAAGGCCAGGACCTGGACTCATATCTGTTCTATAACCTGGCTAACGGTACACAGAAAGTGGGCTTAGGCTCGTCTTATACCCAAACAAATCGCCTGTCTTTCGCAGGTCGTTTAAACTATAGCTTTATGGGTAAATACCTGCTCTCGTTCACCAATCGCTGGGACGGTGTTTCTCCACTGGCCGAAGGACATAAATGGGCCATGTTCCCTGCCGGTTCTGCAGCCTGGCGCGTATCAGACGAGGCGTTTATGTACAAGGTTAAAGATGTAGTGAACGAGCTGAAACTGAGAGTGGGCTATGGTGTAACCGGTAACTCGGGCGGCATTGGTGCTTATTCATCTCAAACGCAAGCCATCACTTACCAGGCTATTTCATTAAATGGCGCATTGGTGCCTAACCTTCAGTATGTGGGCTATTTTTCAAACCCCAACATCAGCTGGGAGAAAAGCTACAACCTAAACCTGGGTGCTGACATGTCTTTCCTGAAAAACCGCATAGACCTCTCGGTTGATTATTACAACACCGAAACCAAAGGCCTGCTGTTTAAGCGTACCCTGCCGGTAACTGCCGCCATTACTGCCTGGGCATCACCAATGCAAACCTGGCAAAATATTGGCGAGACCAACAACAAGGGTATTGAGATTGCGTTGACCACCAGAAACTTTGCCAACAGGAAATTTACCTGGACAACCAATTTTGCCTTCACCAAAAACAATGAGAAAATTGTTTATCTGCCAGATGGCGACTTAGTATCAGAAAAATTATTCCAGGGCCACCCGGTAAGTTCATTCTATGACTATAAGTATCTGGGCATTTGGTCAACCGCCGATGCAACCGAAGCTGCCAAGTACGGCGCTCAGCCAGGTTATGTTAAAGTGGCTACCAATCCCAAAATTATCAACGGTGTAAGCGACGATGGCGTGCACCCATACACAAGTACAGACATGCAGATCCTCGGCTCGGCTGTTCCAAAATGGCTGTTGGGTATCAACAATACTTTTACCTACCAGAACTTTGATTTCAATGTGTTCACGATGATCAGATGGGGATCAATGATCCAGAGCAAGCTGATAGGCTGGTATGATACCGGCGATAACGGTCAGCCGAAAGGTATTGATTACTGGACACCTGAAAATCAGGGAGCTTACTTCCCTCGTCCGGGTATTGCCAGCACCACCGGTATTGCTTCCTTACAATACCTGGATGGTTCATACCTTAAAATCAAAACCATTACGTTGGGTTACAAACTTCCACAAAGCCTGCTAAACAAGCTGACTATGAAACAAATGCGCATTTACGCAACTGCTTACAACCCATTGGTATTTACCAAAGAAAAAGCGCTGAGAGGTACCGACCCTGAAACTAACGGATCTGATATTTTCCCGCTGTATGCATCATTTGTTGTGGGTTTGAATGTTACTTTTTAA
- a CDS encoding RagB/SusD family nutrient uptake outer membrane protein, with translation MKSIQKIILSGLLLAASANSCKLKEYNPSGFTIDAVAASSVDGYQKLINNCYFGMERALYGNNLWMTYLEGGTDIWTNQKNSATSNIAYFKYGGISNIPTTQFAGVWNACYDGIGYCNAAIKYAAVAPFPNDAARNAVVAQAYFMRAMYYYNLVEQFGGVTAPTEPAANFDTHPPRVPPLDIYKTIIIPDLEFAAQWLPVGNTVTQPSKKSAMGLLARAYLQTVEYDDTKAYAAKALATAKLLIADCEGGGTQYGAFMYSTFDDVFAEANNMANKEALWSHRFVVGGVSNSAWIMNQNNELFYCVVTDFGAMQFSGTDYTTWGRRSGGMFMPTQYLLNLYVQADGTMDPRYHKSFQTQWTSNKTGYTWSAANLATYDRSAAVTTTSTLANGDLSIDFIFPKDPGYATKKATKLDQKYLVVDYADVYDDASKTVKMTYQKVNQSPGTTATPNPFFGFYPSLIKHNSSNYYVNNAASNRYGNLDATFMMRMAEVYLIAAEADIYVNNGANAAGYLNKVRTRAGALPLTGTPTIQTVLDERARELCGEYVRFYDLKRTKKLNKTYLMATNPDVGQFFRDGNNEVRPIPSAFLTTLQGAGTYYQNPGY, from the coding sequence ATGAAATCAATTCAAAAAATAATATTATCGGGTTTATTGCTGGCAGCCTCGGCAAACTCCTGTAAATTAAAGGAATATAATCCATCTGGCTTTACCATAGATGCGGTTGCGGCATCATCTGTAGACGGTTATCAGAAACTTATTAATAACTGCTACTTTGGCATGGAGCGTGCGCTGTATGGTAACAACTTATGGATGACCTACCTGGAAGGCGGAACGGATATTTGGACCAACCAGAAAAATAGCGCCACCTCAAACATTGCCTATTTTAAATACGGTGGTATCTCTAACATCCCAACCACGCAATTTGCCGGCGTTTGGAATGCTTGTTATGACGGTATAGGTTATTGCAACGCCGCCATAAAATATGCGGCCGTAGCACCTTTCCCTAATGATGCAGCCAGAAATGCGGTTGTTGCACAGGCCTATTTTATGCGGGCCATGTACTACTATAACCTGGTAGAACAGTTTGGCGGCGTTACCGCCCCTACAGAACCGGCCGCCAACTTTGATACGCATCCGCCGCGCGTACCGCCGCTTGATATCTATAAAACCATCATCATCCCCGATCTGGAATTTGCTGCTCAGTGGCTGCCGGTTGGCAATACGGTTACCCAGCCATCCAAAAAATCGGCAATGGGTTTGTTGGCCAGAGCTTATCTGCAAACCGTAGAATATGATGATACTAAAGCCTATGCTGCAAAAGCGTTGGCAACAGCCAAGTTGCTGATTGCAGATTGCGAAGGCGGCGGAACCCAATACGGCGCGTTTATGTACTCAACCTTTGACGATGTTTTTGCTGAAGCAAACAACATGGCTAACAAAGAAGCCCTGTGGTCTCACCGCTTTGTTGTTGGCGGGGTTAGCAACAGCGCCTGGATCATGAACCAGAATAACGAGTTATTTTATTGCGTGGTAACTGATTTTGGCGCAATGCAATTCAGCGGTACAGATTATACCACCTGGGGACGCCGCTCTGGCGGTATGTTTATGCCTACTCAGTACTTGCTGAACCTTTATGTTCAGGCTGATGGTACGATGGATCCGCGCTACCATAAATCTTTCCAAACACAGTGGACCAGCAATAAAACAGGCTACACCTGGTCTGCAGCTAATTTGGCAACCTATGATCGTAGTGCTGCGGTTACCACTACCAGCACACTAGCCAATGGCGATCTGTCGATAGATTTTATATTCCCTAAAGATCCGGGATACGCCACCAAAAAGGCTACCAAACTGGATCAGAAATACCTGGTGGTAGATTATGCCGATGTTTATGACGATGCCAGCAAAACCGTTAAAATGACCTATCAAAAGGTAAACCAATCGCCGGGCACAACGGCTACGCCAAACCCATTCTTTGGTTTTTACCCATCGCTCATCAAACATAACAGCAGCAATTATTATGTAAACAACGCTGCCAGCAATCGTTACGGCAACCTCGACGCCACCTTTATGATGCGCATGGCCGAAGTTTACCTGATTGCTGCCGAGGCCGACATTTATGTAAACAATGGAGCCAATGCAGCAGGCTATCTAAACAAGGTAAGAACCCGAGCAGGCGCACTGCCATTAACCGGCACTCCAACCATTCAAACGGTTCTGGATGAGCGCGCCCGCGAGTTGTGCGGAGAGTACGTACGTTTCTACGATTTGAAACGCACCAAAAAACTGAACAAAACCTACCTCATGGCCACCAACCCTGATGTTGGTCAGTTTTTCCGCGATGGAAACAACGAGGTGAGGCCAATCCCTTCTGCGTTTTTGACTACGCTGCAGGGTGCCGGTACTTACTATCAAAACCCGGGTTATTAA
- a CDS encoding nuclear transport factor 2 family protein translates to MIAAQHATQFAHHWIEAWNRHDLDAIMEHYVDDVQFCSPMIIQLQVNELGKIDGTDELRRYFETALKAYPHLRFTLLNVLAGVNTIVVHYVSVNDKQAAEVFELNANGKVKTVLCNYA, encoded by the coding sequence ATGATTGCTGCACAACATGCCACCCAATTTGCCCACCATTGGATTGAAGCCTGGAACCGTCATGATCTGGACGCTATTATGGAACATTATGTTGATGATGTTCAGTTCTGCTCGCCCATGATTATACAATTGCAGGTTAATGAGCTGGGTAAGATTGATGGCACCGATGAATTGAGGCGTTATTTTGAGACCGCCCTGAAAGCATATCCTCACCTTAGGTTTACGCTGCTCAATGTGCTTGCAGGTGTAAACACCATTGTAGTACATTATGTAAGCGTGAACGATAAACAAGCCGCCGAAGTTTTTGAACTGAATGCCAACGGCAAAGTAAAAACTGTACTTTGTAATTATGCCTGA
- a CDS encoding GNAT family N-acetyltransferase — MPDQSLTNSWINSPIILEDDLVKLEPLESKHFDALRAIAADKRIWEFYPADYSDADHINDALTKALEEREKGSQYPFVIIDRRLDKVIGSTRFLDIQPAHRKLEIGWTWLHPDYWATNLNTACKLLLLQYCFETLKTVRVQLKTDENNLRSRKAIQKIGGQFEGILRHDMVRGNGTMRNSAYFSIIDKEWQEAKNRLQEKLK, encoded by the coding sequence ATGCCTGATCAATCGTTAACCAACAGCTGGATTAACAGTCCTATTATTTTAGAAGATGACCTGGTAAAACTGGAACCACTGGAATCCAAACATTTCGATGCTTTACGTGCCATAGCGGCTGACAAACGCATCTGGGAATTCTATCCAGCCGACTATAGTGATGCTGACCATATTAATGATGCGCTTACCAAAGCACTGGAAGAAAGAGAAAAAGGCAGCCAATACCCTTTTGTGATCATCGACCGCCGCTTGGATAAAGTAATTGGCAGCACCCGGTTCCTGGATATACAACCCGCACACCGCAAACTGGAGATTGGCTGGACCTGGCTCCATCCTGATTACTGGGCAACCAACCTTAATACCGCTTGCAAGCTGTTGCTATTACAATATTGCTTTGAAACGCTCAAAACGGTGCGCGTACAGCTAAAGACTGATGAAAACAACCTTCGATCGCGCAAAGCTATACAGAAAATCGGCGGACAGTTTGAGGGCATCCTGCGGCACGATATGGTTAGGGGCAACGGTACTATGCGCAATTCCGCCTATTTCAGTATCATCGATAAGGAATGGCAAGAAGCGAAAAACAGGCTACAAGAAAAATTGAAATAA
- a CDS encoding lipocalin family protein — translation MRTNHYFKDAAPYALAAGALATAGLWMWSKTRVSIPDGAIPVTNFDINRYLGQWYEIARFDYRFERGLQNVTAYYSLNTDGSVKVVNRGVRMDNSEWESSVGKARFVDEEPTGRLKVSFFGPFYAAYNVIALDDDYQYAMIAGNDLDYLWLLSRAPVMPAEIRNVFLQQAKAIGYDVGRLIWTKQQAADEVPIETVS, via the coding sequence ATGAGAACGAATCATTATTTTAAAGACGCTGCACCTTATGCGTTAGCGGCGGGTGCCTTGGCTACCGCTGGTTTATGGATGTGGTCTAAAACCCGCGTTAGTATACCCGATGGCGCGATACCGGTAACTAACTTTGATATTAACCGTTACCTGGGCCAATGGTATGAAATTGCCCGGTTTGACTATCGTTTTGAACGGGGTTTACAAAACGTAACGGCATATTATTCACTTAATACTGATGGCTCCGTCAAGGTCGTCAACCGTGGTGTGCGGATGGACAATAGTGAGTGGGAGAGTAGCGTAGGCAAGGCCAGGTTTGTAGACGAAGAACCTACCGGTCGACTAAAAGTATCCTTTTTCGGGCCGTTTTATGCCGCTTACAATGTAATTGCTTTAGACGATGATTATCAATATGCCATGATAGCCGGTAATGACCTGGATTATCTGTGGTTATTATCCAGAGCGCCGGTAATGCCCGCGGAAATTCGTAATGTGTTTTTGCAACAGGCTAAGGCTATAGGCTACGATGTCGGCCGGTTAATTTGGACAAAACAGCAGGCTGCTGATGAGGTGCCCATTGAAACAGTAAGTTAA
- a CDS encoding glycoside hydrolase family 28 protein, giving the protein MLSTHFKKLNIKTYLLGLCLSAAIPAHSFAQEQVENWTSVDQPLQAMQNVRKMIHAPVFQNKDFLITNYGAKGDGVTKNTEAFKKAIEACAAAGGGHVIVPAGKFFTGPIYLKSNVDVHLQDNAVIIFSHDTKDYPVVLTRWEGNDCMNFSPQFYAYKEQNIAVTGTGTIEGGGSKEYWWGWKGRKDFGAHEGVPNQAKDRDNLQNMAHQGVDARKRVFGEGHYLRPNMFAPYECQNVMIQGVKLINSPMWFISPVMCDNVTIEKVNVKAEGPNTDGCDPDACKNVLIKDCFFDTGDDCIAIKSGRDEDGRNAGRPAENHIIEGCEMHNGHGGITIGSEIAGGARNIFAINCHLSSPDLNLIIRIKTSSLRGGTIQNVFAKDIKAGTYHDAAIGFDMFYEKPGNFMPTIRNFWIENLSVEKGGEYGIVVHAYKESPVRNLKMINCSINGVKTPLKVDNTAGLQLKNVTINGQEVKAPEAK; this is encoded by the coding sequence ATGCTATCAACCCATTTCAAAAAGTTGAACATTAAAACCTATTTATTGGGCCTTTGCCTGTCTGCAGCCATCCCTGCACATTCTTTTGCCCAGGAGCAAGTGGAGAACTGGACCTCTGTAGATCAGCCGCTCCAGGCGATGCAGAACGTGCGCAAAATGATCCATGCGCCGGTTTTCCAAAACAAAGACTTCCTGATTACTAACTACGGTGCCAAAGGCGATGGCGTGACCAAAAATACAGAAGCATTTAAAAAAGCCATAGAGGCCTGCGCGGCAGCAGGCGGCGGTCATGTAATTGTGCCGGCAGGCAAGTTTTTCACTGGCCCCATCTACCTGAAAAGCAACGTAGATGTGCACTTACAGGATAACGCGGTAATCATTTTCAGCCATGATACTAAAGACTACCCCGTGGTATTAACCCGTTGGGAAGGTAATGACTGTATGAATTTCTCGCCACAATTTTATGCTTACAAAGAGCAAAACATTGCGGTAACCGGCACAGGTACCATTGAAGGCGGCGGCAGCAAAGAATACTGGTGGGGCTGGAAAGGCAGAAAAGATTTCGGCGCGCATGAAGGTGTACCTAACCAGGCGAAAGACAGGGACAACCTGCAAAACATGGCCCATCAAGGCGTTGATGCGCGGAAAAGAGTTTTTGGTGAAGGCCATTACCTGCGCCCCAATATGTTTGCCCCTTACGAGTGCCAGAATGTGATGATCCAGGGCGTAAAACTGATCAATTCGCCAATGTGGTTCATCAGCCCTGTAATGTGCGATAACGTGACAATAGAAAAAGTAAACGTTAAAGCAGAAGGCCCCAACACCGATGGTTGCGACCCTGACGCCTGTAAGAACGTACTGATCAAAGACTGCTTTTTTGATACGGGTGATGATTGTATCGCTATTAAATCTGGTCGTGATGAGGATGGCCGCAATGCCGGTCGCCCCGCAGAGAATCACATCATTGAAGGCTGCGAAATGCACAACGGACACGGCGGCATTACCATTGGCAGCGAGATTGCCGGTGGCGCCCGCAATATATTCGCCATCAACTGTCACCTAAGCAGTCCTGATTTGAATTTGATTATCCGTATCAAAACAAGTTCATTACGTGGCGGCACCATTCAGAACGTATTTGCAAAAGACATCAAAGCAGGCACCTATCATGATGCGGCCATTGGCTTTGATATGTTTTATGAAAAACCAGGAAACTTTATGCCAACCATCCGCAATTTCTGGATAGAGAACCTAAGCGTTGAAAAAGGTGGCGAATACGGCATCGTTGTTCACGCTTACAAAGAATCACCGGTACGTAATCTAAAGATGATCAATTGCAGTATCAACGGCGTAAAAACACCATTAAAAGTTGACAATACTGCCGGCTTACAACTAAAAAATGTAACCATTAACGGTCAGGAAGTTAAAGCGCCGGAAGCTAAATAA
- a CDS encoding zinc metallopeptidase, translating to MDYSGAWLLTIIVGVISFIVQMRFRSKFKTYSEIDLLSGLSGAEVAERMLRDHGITNVRVVAAEGSLTDHYNPADRTVNLSESVYYERTVAAAAVAAHECGHAVQHARSYAWLSLRSALVPVINIASTLIQWALFIGIMLMVFARNPVVLFIGVIALAAVTIFSFITLPVEFDASRRALEWLNNNYSIMQTQQEHDQAQDALWWAAMTYVVAALGSLATLLYYASFLLNRRN from the coding sequence ATGGATTACAGTGGTGCGTGGCTGCTCACCATCATAGTAGGGGTGATCAGTTTTATTGTGCAAATGCGGTTTCGCAGTAAGTTTAAAACTTATTCAGAGATTGATTTGCTTTCTGGCCTTTCAGGGGCCGAAGTAGCCGAGCGTATGCTGCGCGATCATGGTATTACCAATGTGCGCGTGGTGGCCGCAGAAGGTAGTTTGACCGATCATTACAATCCGGCAGACCGCACGGTTAACCTAAGCGAGTCTGTTTATTATGAACGAACGGTAGCCGCAGCTGCCGTTGCTGCGCATGAGTGCGGGCACGCCGTGCAACATGCCCGTTCTTACGCATGGCTTAGCTTGCGCTCGGCATTGGTGCCGGTGATAAATATTGCTTCAACCCTCATACAATGGGCGCTGTTTATTGGTATTATGCTGATGGTTTTTGCGCGTAATCCCGTGGTGTTGTTTATTGGTGTAATAGCTTTGGCTGCGGTAACCATTTTTAGCTTTATCACATTACCGGTTGAGTTTGATGCCAGCAGGCGCGCCTTGGAATGGCTAAATAATAACTACAGTATTATGCAAACCCAGCAAGAGCATGACCAGGCGCAGGATGCCCTTTGGTGGGCGGCTATGACTTACGTTGTGGCTGCGTTGGGCTCATTGGCTACGTTGCTGTATTATGCCTCTTTTTTGTTGAACCGGAGGAATTGA
- a CDS encoding AraC family transcriptional regulator, whose product MDALSAGITDNYLDNIHNDPAQVRVSQICTAHCTLAGYNRRDFYKVTLNLACNSKLFYASRAIDIDKPALVFTNPLIPYSWEGDHTNSDGYFCVFTHQFLQGNGRLDSLDQSTLFKPGGDPVYFVNDEQVTFIRSLFERMEKEMESEYLYRFDVVRNHLNLIMHEAIKMQPAVAYYRPQKASSRIAQLFLGLLDKQFPVESPQYIVPLKKAGDYADKLAVHVNHLNAAVRESTGKSTTEHINSRILAEARQLLTHTDWSVSDIAASLGFDYASYFNNFFKKHTGLTPLALRKNL is encoded by the coding sequence ATGGACGCTTTATCTGCCGGCATAACCGATAATTACCTCGACAACATACATAACGACCCTGCGCAGGTGCGCGTATCGCAGATCTGCACCGCGCATTGTACCCTCGCTGGCTATAACCGCCGCGACTTTTATAAGGTTACGCTTAACCTGGCTTGCAACAGCAAATTGTTTTACGCCAGCCGAGCGATAGATATTGATAAACCGGCTCTTGTATTTACCAATCCGTTGATACCCTATTCATGGGAAGGCGACCACACCAACTCAGACGGGTATTTCTGTGTGTTTACCCATCAGTTCCTGCAGGGCAACGGTCGACTTGACAGTCTTGATCAATCCACTTTATTTAAACCTGGAGGTGATCCTGTCTATTTTGTTAATGATGAGCAGGTTACTTTTATCAGAAGTTTATTTGAGCGTATGGAGAAAGAGATGGAAAGCGAATACCTCTATCGTTTTGATGTGGTACGCAATCACCTTAATCTCATTATGCATGAGGCTATCAAGATGCAACCTGCAGTGGCTTATTACAGGCCGCAAAAAGCATCATCGCGCATTGCCCAATTGTTTCTGGGCTTGCTGGATAAGCAATTTCCGGTAGAATCTCCGCAATACATCGTTCCCTTAAAAAAGGCTGGCGATTATGCCGATAAGCTAGCGGTACATGTAAACCACCTCAACGCTGCCGTGCGCGAAAGTACCGGCAAATCTACCACAGAGCATATCAACAGCCGCATACTGGCCGAAGCACGTCAGTTGCTCACGCATACCGATTGGAGCGTATCAGACATTGCTGCCAGTCTGGGGTTCGACTATGCATCTTACTTCAACAACTTCTTTAAAAAACACACAGGACTAACACCACTGGCACTGCGTAAGAATCTTTGA
- a CDS encoding NAD(P)-dependent alcohol dehydrogenase, with amino-acid sequence MIEAKGYAAQTPETDLAPWNFERREVGPHDVQIEILFCGVCHSDLHQIKNDWFPGVFPMVPGHEIVGRIIKVGDHVKKFKVDQLAGVGCLVDSCQVCENCQQGLEQYCLDGNTQTYNNLDRSGVPTYGGYSNTIVVREEFVLHVSDKLDLAATAPLLCAGITTYSPLRHWKVGKGHKLAVLGLGGLGHMGVKFGVAFGAEVTVLSTSPSKEAAAKELGAHHFVVTSDQAQLDAVKGSFDFILDTVSAEHDMNMYLSLLKTNGTMICVGVPSEPYAVHPFALLGGRKSLAGSGIGGIPETQEMLDFCAEHGIVSDIELIDIKDITAAYARMLKGDVRYRFVIDLATL; translated from the coding sequence ATGATTGAAGCAAAAGGATACGCAGCACAAACCCCGGAGACTGATCTTGCTCCGTGGAATTTTGAGCGCCGCGAAGTTGGCCCTCATGATGTGCAAATTGAGATCTTATTCTGTGGCGTTTGCCACTCTGATCTGCATCAGATTAAAAACGACTGGTTTCCGGGTGTATTCCCAATGGTACCTGGTCACGAAATTGTGGGCCGCATTATTAAAGTGGGTGATCACGTTAAAAAATTCAAAGTTGACCAACTGGCCGGCGTTGGCTGTCTGGTAGACTCATGCCAGGTTTGCGAAAACTGCCAGCAAGGCCTGGAGCAATATTGCCTTGACGGCAACACCCAAACTTATAATAACCTTGACCGTAGCGGCGTGCCAACCTATGGCGGCTATTCAAATACCATCGTAGTGCGCGAGGAGTTTGTATTACACGTTTCAGATAAATTAGATCTGGCGGCTACCGCTCCTCTGCTGTGTGCTGGTATTACCACCTACTCGCCATTACGCCACTGGAAAGTTGGCAAAGGCCATAAACTGGCTGTATTGGGCCTGGGCGGCCTGGGCCACATGGGCGTTAAGTTTGGCGTTGCTTTTGGTGCCGAAGTAACGGTATTGAGCACATCTCCATCAAAAGAAGCTGCGGCTAAAGAACTGGGCGCACACCATTTTGTGGTAACGTCTGACCAGGCACAACTGGATGCTGTTAAAGGTTCTTTCGATTTTATCCTGGATACGGTATCTGCCGAGCACGATATGAATATGTATCTATCGTTATTGAAAACCAATGGCACCATGATTTGCGTGGGCGTACCATCAGAACCTTATGCCGTGCATCCGTTTGCACTGTTGGGCGGCCGTAAAAGCCTGGCTGGTTCTGGCATCGGCGGCATCCCCGAAACTCAGGAGATGCTGGATTTCTGTGCCGAGCATGGCATTGTGTCTGACATTGAACTGATAGACATTAAAGATATCACCGCCGCATACGCCCGCATGTTAAAAGGCGACGTACGTTACCGTTTTGTGATAGATCTGGCTACACTGTAA